In Camelus bactrianus isolate YW-2024 breed Bactrian camel chromosome 10, ASM4877302v1, whole genome shotgun sequence, a genomic segment contains:
- the LOC105081021 gene encoding olfactory receptor 5G3-like, with protein MITLIWIDPRLHTPMYFFLNHLSFVDMFSSSSIAPKMLCDIFVEKKGISFMGCAAQMWFFGLFVATECLLLASMAYDRYVAICKPLLYTLIMSQRVCVQLVVGPYAVGLLSTMTHTVFTFCLPFCGPNSINHFFCDISPLLSLACADTWINKLVLFILAGAIGVLSGLIIMVSYVCILVAVLRIQTAEGRRKAFSTCSSHLAVVSILYGTLFFTYVQPSSSSPLDVNKVISLFYTVVTPMLNPLIYSLRNKEVKNAFSRKFERKSSLIGR; from the coding sequence ATGATCACTCTCATATGGATCGATCCCAGACTCCACACGCCTATGTACTTTTTTCTCAACCACTTGTCCTTTGTAGACatgttttcctcttcttccattGCCCCCAAGATGCTGTGTGATATCTTTGTAGAAAAAAAAGGCATCTCTTTCATGGGTTGTGCTGCACAGATGTGGTTCTTTGGTCTTTTTGTGGCAACTGAGTGTTTGCTCTTGGCTTCCATGGCATATGATCGgtatgtggccatctgcaagccctTGCTGTACACCCTCATTATGTCCCAGAGGGTCTGTGTGCAGCTGGTTGTGGGCCCTTATGCTGTGGGTCTTCTAAGCACCATGACtcatacagttttcactttttGCTTACCCTTCTGTGGTCCAAATAGCATCAatcactttttctgtgatatttcACCACTGCTTTCCCTAGCGTGTGCTGACACCTGGATCAATAAGTTGGTGCTTTTCATCTTAGCGGGAGCCATAGGAGTTCTCAGTGGCCTGATCATCATGGTCTCTTATGTTTGCATCCTGGTGGCCGTGCTGAGGATCCAGACTGCTGAAGGGAGGAGGAAAGCCTTCTCCACGTGTTCTTCTCACCTGGCAGTTGTCTCCATCCTCTATGGGACTCTTTTCTTCACTTATGTCCAACCTAGCTCAAGTTCCCCCCTAGATGTGAACAAAGTGATTTCTCTGTTTTATACTGTGGTAACCCCCATGTTGAACCCCCTGATCTACAGCTTGAGgaacaaggaggtgaaaaatgCATTCAGTAGGAAGTTTGAAAGGAAAAGTTCTCTAATAGGTAGGTAA
- the LOC105081022 gene encoding LOW QUALITY PROTEIN: olfactory receptor 5G3-like (The sequence of the model RefSeq protein was modified relative to this genomic sequence to represent the inferred CDS: substituted 1 base at 1 genomic stop codon), translating into MEDKNQTAVTEFLFLGLTDHLHLQIVLFVIFLFVCLVTLGGNLGMITLIWIDPRLHTPMYFFLNHLSFVDMFSSSSIAPKMLCDIFVEKKGNSFMGCAAQMWFFGLFVATECLLLASMAYDRYVAICKPLLYTLIMSRRVCVQLVVGPYAVGLLSTMTHTVFTFCLPFCGPNSINHFFCDISPLLSLACADTWINKLVLFILAGAIGVLSGLIIMVSXVCILVAVLRIQTADGRRKAFSTCSSHLAVVSILYGTLFFTYVQPSSSSSLDMNKVISLFYTVVTPMLNPLIYSLRNKEVKNAFSRKFERKKKFK; encoded by the coding sequence ATGGAAGATAAGAATCAGACAGCAGTGACTGAATTCCTTTTCTTGGGCCTCACAGATCATCTCCACCTGCAGATTGTCCtctttgtcatttttctctttgtctgtcttGTCACCCTGGGGGGCAACTTGGGCATGATCACTCTCATATGGATCGATCCCAGACTCCACACACCTATGTACTTTTTTCTCAACCACTTGTCCTTTGTAGACatgttttcctcttcttccattGCCCCCAAGATGCTGTGTGATATCTTTGTAGAAAAAAAAGGCAACTCTTTCATGGGTTGTGCTGCACAGATGTGGTTCTTTGGTCTTTTTGTGGCAACTGAGTGTTTGCTCTTGGCTTCCATGGCATATGATCGgtatgtggccatctgcaagccctTGCTGTACACCCTCATTATGTCCCGGAGGGTCTGTGTGCAGCTGGTTGTGGGCCCTTATGCTGTGGGTCTTCTAAGCACCATGACtcatacagttttcactttttGCTTACCCTTCTGTGGTCCAAATAGCATCAatcactttttctgtgatatttcACCACTGCTTTCCCTAGCGTGTGCAGACACCTGGATCAATAAGTTAGTGCTTTTCATCTTAGCGGGAGCCATAGGAGTTCTCAGTGGCCTGATCATCATGGTCTCCTAAGTTTGCATCCTGGTGGCCGTGCTGAGGATCCAGACTGCTGATGGGAGGAGGAAAGCCTTCTCCACGTGTTCTTCTCACCTGGCAGTTGTCTCCATCCTCTATGGGACTCTTTTCTTCACTTATGTCCAACCTAGCTCAAGTTCCTCCCTAGATATGAATAAAGTGATTTCTCTGTTTTATACTGTGGTAACCCCCATGTTGAACCCCCTGATCTACAGCTTGAGGAACAAAGAGGTGAAAAATGCATTCAGTAGGaagtttgaaaggaaaaaaaaatttaaatag